One window of the Camelina sativa cultivar DH55 chromosome 1, Cs, whole genome shotgun sequence genome contains the following:
- the LOC104781720 gene encoding GATA transcription factor 17-like: MSERSEETKTKLDSAGELSDVDNENCSSSGSGGGGSSSSGDTKRTCVDCGTIRTPLWRGGPAGPKSLCNACGIKSRKKRQAALGVRSEEKKKIKKSNQISSNDLNLEDRNVKKSNKDEDEDDDHKSSNHSKTTTSSSSNNNDNKGVSKFLDLGFKVPVMKRSAVEKKRLWRKLGEEERAAVLLMALSCSSVYA, from the exons ATGTCTGAGAGATcggaagaaaccaaaacaaaactcgACTCTGCCGGAGAGTTATCCGATGTTGATAACGAGAACTGCAGTAGCAGTGGAAGTGGCGGCGGCGGTAGTAGTAGTTCCGGTGATACTAAGCGTACTTGCGTTGATTGCGGAACTATCCGTACTCCTCTTTGGCGTGGTGGCCCTGCCGGTCCAAAG TCATTGTGCAATGCTTGTGGGATCAAGAGTAGGAAGAAGAGACAAGCGGCACTTGGGGTGAGatcagaagagaagaagaagattaaaaaaagcAATCAGATCAGTAGTAATGATCTAAACCTTGAAGATCGAAACGTTAAGAAGAGCAACaaagatgaggatgaggatgatgatcaTAAGTCTAGCAATCATAGCAAGACTACTACTAGTAGTAGCAGTAACAACAATGATAACAAAGGAGTGAGtaaatttttggatttagggtttaaagttCCGGTGATGAAGAGATCAGCggttgagaagaagagactaTGGAGGAAACTCGGTGAGGAAGAGAGAGCTGCCGTGCTTCTCATGGCGCTTTCTTGTAGCTCTGTTTACGCCTAA
- the LOC104705153 gene encoding putative F-box protein At3g17620 translates to MRGLQINALAQEATSSEREFLVVMIKDFRLYLMSVNLHGIQNQVIIKSSIKHKGQLTNLHNDSYDRVGITGVCHCSGLLLCTRDDYTSLVVWNPYTEQSRRIELISRDGLSFPWYAIGYETRNSCRKYKVLRYNKYGGYEIYELDSNTWRVLDVKPTIWETWFHHNGISVKGNSYWHIYRGEEFNRKAREFLFCFDFTRERFGPLMPFPFQSNEDCIVTLSTVREEQLAVLCQHWAWARLRMKIWITNKIAPNEVSWDKLFLEVAVDLYPRAERELDIKNGYFLVDEKKKVAVVFDNSKGKEHAAFIFGENGCYGTVDLGKTVDKLYWSPFVCSYIPSSVQI, encoded by the coding sequence ATGAGGGGTTTACAAATAAACGCCTTAGCTCAAGAAGCTACATCAAGCGAAAGAGAGTTTCTGGTGGTCATGATTAAGGATTTTAGACTTTATCTAATGAGTGTCAACCTCCATGGAATTCAAAACCAGGTTATTATTAAATCATCTATAAAGCATAAAGGTCAACTTACTAACCTTCACAACGATTCATATGATCGAGTCGGTATAACAGGAGTATGTCATTGTTCAGGGTTATTGTTATGTACCAGAGATGACTATACTAGCCTCGTGGTTTGGAACCCTTATACAGAGCAATCTCGGAGGATCGAACTGATAAGTCGTGACGGATTGAGCTTTCCTTGGTATGCTATTGGATACGAGACGAGAAACTCGTGCCGCAAGTACAAAGTTTTGAGATATAACAAATATGGTGGGTACGAAATCTATGAGTTAGACTCTAATACATGGAGGGTTCTAGATGTCAAGCCAACCATATGGGAAACATGGTTTCATCATAATGGCATCTCTGTGAAAGGTAATTCTTATTGGCATATTTATCGAGGAGAAGAATTCAATAGAAAGGCGAGAGaattcttgttctgttttgattttacaagagaaAGATTTGGACCGCTTATGCCTTTTCCGTTTCAGAGTAATGAAGACTGTATTGTGACTCTCTCTACTGTTAGAGAAGAGCAACTTGCCGTGTTATGTCAGCACTGGGCCTGGGCTAGGTTAAGGATGAAGATTTGGATTACTAATAAGATTGCACCCAATGAAGTATCGTGGGACAAGTTGTTCTTAGAAGTGGCTGTGGATCTATATCCACGAGCTGAACGTGAACTTGACATTAAAAATGGGTATTTCCTCGTcgacgagaagaagaaagtagctGTGGTTTTTGATAACAGCAAAGGGAAGGAGCACGCAGCTTTTATATTTGGAGAGAATGGATGCTATGGAACAGTGGATCTGGGAAAAACTGTAGACAAACTTTATTGGTCTCCATTTGTGTGCTCTTATATTCCAAGTTCAGTGCAAATCTAG
- the LOC104781729 gene encoding putative pentatricopeptide repeat-containing protein At3g16890, mitochondrial, with amino-acid sequence MRGFASSASRVAAAAAAATKPAKSLNPKPSKTLNPSGQPTNPLNQRYISQVIERKDWFLLLNQEFTTHRIGLNTRFVISVLQNQDNPLHSLRFYLWVSNFDPVYAKDQSLKSVLGNALFRKGPLLLSMDLLKEIRESGYRITDELMCVLIGSWGRLGLAKYCNDVFAQISFLGMKPSTRLYNAVIDALVKSSSLDLAYLKFQQMGSDGCKPDRFTYNILIHGVCKKGVVDEAIRLVKQMEREGNRPNVFTYTILIDGFLIAGRVEEALKQLEIMRVRNLNPNEATIRTLVHGVFRCLPPCEAFEVLLVFMEKDSNLQRVGYDTVLYCLSNNSMAKETALFLRKTGERSYVTDSSTFNAAMNCLLEGHDLVETCGIFDGFVSRGVKPGFNCYLVVVQALLNARRFSEGDRYLKQMGLEGLLSSVYTYNAVIDCLCKARRIERAAMFLTEMEDRGISPNLVTFNTFLSGYSVRGDVKKVHGVLEKLLEHGCKPDVITFSLIINCLCRAKEIKDAFDCFKEMLEWGIEPNEITYNILIRSSCSTGDIGRSVKLFAKMKENGLSPDLYACNAIIQSFCKMRKVKKAEDFLKIMLKIGLKPDNFTYSILIKALSESGRESEARDMFSSMERHGCVPDSYTKRLVKNLI; translated from the coding sequence ATGAGAGGCTTTGCTTCTTCAGCATCTAGAGTAGCAGCAGCAGCGGCGGCAGCAACGAAACCTGCCAAATCTCTAAACCCCAAAccctcaaaaaccctaaatccctCAGGTCAACCCACAAATCCTCTGAACCAGCGTTACATCTCGCAAGTCATAGAGAGAAAAGATTGGTTTTTGCTCCTGAATCAAGAATTCACCACTCACCGAATTGGATTAAACACTCGATTCGTAATCAGCGTTTTGCAGAATCAAGACAACCCATTACATTCCCTACGGTTTTACCTCTGGGTCTCTAACTTCGACCCGGTTTACGCCAAGGATCAGTCTTTAAAGAGCGTTCTAGGGAACGCACTTTTCCGTAAAGGTCCTTTATTGCTGTCTATGGATTTGCTTAAGGAGATTAGAGAATCAGGGTATCGGATTACTGATGAATTGATGTGTGTTTTGATCGGAAGCTGGGGAAGATTAGGTTTAGCTAAGTACTGTAATGATGTTTTTGCTCAGATATCATTCCTTGGGATGAAACCAAGCACAAGGCTTTATAACGCTGTGATTGATGCGTTGGTGAAGTCTAGTTCACTTGATTTGGCTTACCTGAAGTTTCAGCAGATGGGTAGTGATGGTTGTAAACCGGATAGGTTTACTTATAATATACTCATCCATGGTGTTTGCAAGAAAGGTGTGGTTGATGAGGCGATTCGATTGGTTAAACAGATGGAACGAGAAGGGAACAGACCTAATGTGTTCACATACACGATTTTGATCGATGGGTTTTTGATAGCAGGGAGGGTAGAGGAGGCGTTGAAGCAGTTGGAGATTATGCGGGTGAGAAATTTGAACCCTAATGAAGCTACGATCAGAACTTTGGTTCATGGGGTTTTCCGTTGCTTGCCTCCGTGTGAAGCATTTGAGGTTTTGCTTGTGTTTATGGAGAAAGACTCAAACTTGCAAAGAGTAGGTTATGATACTGTGTTGTATTGTCTTTCAAACAACTCGATGGCTAAAGAGACTGCTCTGTTCTTGAGGAAAACAGGTGAGCGAAGTTATGTTACGGATAGCTCAACGTTTAATGCTGCAATGAATTGTCTTTTAGAAGGGCATGATCTTGTTGAGACGTGTGGGATATTTGATGGTTTTGTCAGCCGTGGGGTTAAGCCAGGATTCAACTGTTATCTTGTTGTAGTTCAAGCTCtgttgaatgctcgtaggttCTCCGAAGGTGACAGGTATCTGAAACAAATGGGTCTTGAAGGGCTTCTGTCAAGTGTATATACTTATAATGCGGTTATCGACTGTCTCTGCAAGGCTCGACGGATAGAGCGTGCAGCTATGTTCTTAACAGAGATGGAGGATAGAGGTATTTCTCCGAATCTTGTAACTTTCAATACCTTTCTGAGCGGTTATAGTGTGAGGGGCGATGTAAAGAAGGTTCACGGTGTACTAGAGAAGCTTCTTGAACATGGTTGCAAACCAGACGTGATTACTTTTAGTTTGATTATAAACTGTCTTTGCCGagcaaaagaaatcaaagatgcATTTGACTGTTTCAAGGAGATGTTGGAATGGGGGATTGAGCCTAATGAGATCACGTACAATATCCTGATTCGCTCCTCTTGTTCCACCGGAGATATTGGTAGATCAGTGAAGCTGTTTGCGAAGATGAAGGAAAACGGGTTAAGTCCAGACCTTTATGCGTGCAATGCGATTATTCAGAGTTTTTGCAAGATGAGAAAGGTTAAGAAAGCTGAggattttcttaaaataatgtTGAAGATTGGTTTGAAACCAGATAACTTTACATACAGCATTCTCATCAAAGCTCTAAGTGAATCTGGAAGAGAGAGTGAAGCAAGAGATATGTTCAGTTCAATGGAAAGACATGGATGTGTTCCGGATTCATATACTAAGCGTCTTGTGAAGAACTTGATCTGA
- the LOC104781735 gene encoding protein LURP-one-related 13: MAKQDPTSSSNTIPIPPLVGSEFVRPQTLDLIITGDTVKDTTGNKVFKVKTPLFGLHNKRILLDPNDSPILTMKMKVTSKHDRWQVYRGNDLDDKIFTVKRSSTVQLKTRVEVFLKHNQTREASCDFTIKGRFMKRACTIYVGDSTKIIAQVHEGDKRLVATIYPNVDHAFIVTLIFIFDLINMVGAGI, translated from the exons atggCAAAACAAGATCCCACTAGCAGCAGCAACACGATACCAATACCACCGCTCGTAGGATCTGAGTTTGTTCGTCCTCAAACGTTAGATCTTATCATCACCGGAGATACAGTGAAGGACACCACCGGGAACAAAGTTTTCAAAGTCAAAACGCCTCTCTTTGGTCTCCACAACAAAAGAATTTTGCTTGATCCTAATGACTCTCCCATTCTCACCATGAAAATGAAG GTGACTAGTAAGCACGATCGATGGCAAGTGTATAGAGGAAATGATTTGGATGATAAGATCTTCACGGTTAAAAGATCTTCGACGGTTCAATTGAAGACAAGAGTTGAAGTATTCTTGAAACATAACCAGACCAGGGAAGCGTCTTGTGATTTCACTATTAAAGGCCGGTTTATGAAACGTGCATGTACAATCTATGTTGGAGACTCGACCAAAATCATCGCTCAAGTACATGAAGGAGACAAGAGATTAGTGGCTACAATATACCCCAATGTTGACCACGCTTTTATTGTTACACTTATCTTTATATTTGACCTCATTAATATGGTTGGGGCTGGAATTTGA